Proteins encoded in a region of the Streptomyces sp. NBC_00310 genome:
- a CDS encoding TetR/AcrR family transcriptional regulator — protein MESSNAPGGAGGGRREATRQKLYEAAVTLIAEQGFSATTVDEIAERAGVAKGTVYYNFASKSVLFEELLRHGVGLLTASLREAAERTAEESGSSVDALDAMIRAGLLFIDRYPSFTQLYVAELWRTNRAWQSTLMVVRQQAVAVVEGVLREGVERGELSDEIDVGLTAAALVGMVLVAALDWKAFQPERSLDDVHAALSRLLQGRVSGHR, from the coding sequence ATGGAAAGCAGCAACGCCCCCGGCGGCGCAGGCGGGGGCCGCCGCGAGGCGACCCGGCAGAAACTCTACGAAGCGGCCGTCACCCTCATCGCGGAGCAGGGGTTCTCCGCCACGACGGTGGACGAGATCGCCGAGCGCGCCGGCGTCGCCAAGGGCACGGTCTACTACAACTTCGCGAGCAAGTCGGTCCTCTTCGAGGAGCTGCTGCGGCACGGCGTGGGTCTCCTCACGGCCTCCCTCCGGGAGGCGGCCGAGCGGACGGCGGAGGAGAGCGGCAGCAGCGTCGACGCCCTGGACGCGATGATCCGGGCCGGCCTCCTGTTCATCGACCGCTACCCGTCCTTCACCCAGCTCTACGTGGCCGAGCTGTGGCGCACCAACCGCGCCTGGCAGTCCACGCTGATGGTCGTCCGGCAGCAGGCGGTCGCGGTCGTCGAGGGAGTGCTGCGCGAGGGCGTCGAGAGGGGCGAGCTGAGCGACGAGATCGACGTCGGCCTGACGGCGGCCGCCCTGGTCGGTATGGTCCTGGTGGCCGCCCTGGACTGGAAGGCGTTCCAGCCGGAGCGCTCCCTGGACGACGTCCACGCGGCGCTGTCCCGGCTGCTCCAGGGCCGGGTGAGCGGGCACCGCTGA
- a CDS encoding transglutaminase TgpA family protein → MSGRARLALCAWAATIMAACALLPLVDPATWIFQAALMLGVLTGVGALTRRVPLARPLTVAAQALVMLMMLTLVFAREQAVAGIVPGPEAFQYFATLLQTGADDVGRYAIPAPLSDGIRLMIIGGVLVIGLLVDALAVTFRSAAPAGLPLLALYSVAAGLSDGAAGLWFVLASTGYLLLLLTESRDRLSQWGRVFGGASHGPRAESTSGAVAPVRTGRRIGAVALGIALVVPLGLPSLDGGLLAGAGTGIGGGSGGGTIAAVNPVVSLRNSLNVDEDRQVMSYRTNTDNVQEMYLRIVSLDKFDGTSWTPTERSITEVPDDFGTPTGLATDVKRTSIETRIVAAEDYEQNWLPMPYPVTGVDINGDWRYEPVGRTLVGDHGQDTKGAQYKVESLIVRPTAEQLASAPEPPPALRREYTKVPASLPSVVARTALEVTKGSANNYERAVKLQDWFAFSGEFTYDTEVRAGTGTRAIARFLEEKEGFCVHFSFAMASMARTLGIPARVAVGFTPGTPQTNGTMSVGLRDAHAWPELYFEGVGWTRFEPTPNRGTTPDYTVPEDSGTSGLPEVPRPSQSASTAPSAEPSASETCTPQEAKLGACASESAAAVAGSDDGERSFWGLLFFSPWTLLILPGALLLLAIPLLPMLWRLRVRSVRLGAHAGALPKEAHGSAAAREVTVEGSRPEGSLAPPGRDAAYGRTEAAAAHALAAWQEVTDTAWDYGIAPDESQTPRKAAARIVRLGELEPSAADAVHRVAAAVEQVLFAPRPQIPAGLARDAHEVGGGLRAHAGRRTKLRALLLPRSAIRVAWALSARWADARDELLSRIPTPRLPWRRPSPSQNS, encoded by the coding sequence ATGAGCGGGCGGGCGAGGCTGGCGCTGTGCGCCTGGGCCGCCACGATCATGGCGGCGTGCGCGCTGCTGCCCCTGGTCGACCCGGCGACCTGGATCTTCCAGGCAGCCCTCATGCTGGGCGTGCTGACCGGCGTGGGAGCGCTCACCCGGCGGGTCCCGCTGGCCCGGCCGCTGACCGTGGCCGCGCAGGCGCTGGTCATGCTGATGATGCTGACGCTGGTCTTCGCCCGGGAGCAGGCGGTGGCCGGGATCGTCCCCGGTCCGGAGGCGTTCCAGTACTTCGCGACGCTGCTGCAGACCGGCGCCGACGACGTCGGGCGGTACGCCATCCCGGCGCCGCTCAGCGACGGCATCCGCCTGATGATCATCGGCGGTGTGCTGGTGATAGGGCTCCTGGTCGACGCGCTCGCGGTGACGTTCCGCAGCGCGGCCCCGGCCGGTCTGCCCCTGCTCGCGCTGTACTCGGTCGCCGCGGGGCTCTCCGACGGCGCCGCGGGGCTCTGGTTCGTGCTGGCCTCCACCGGCTATCTGCTGCTTCTCCTGACCGAGAGCCGCGACCGGCTCTCGCAGTGGGGCCGGGTCTTCGGCGGCGCGTCCCACGGCCCGCGCGCGGAGTCCACGAGCGGCGCCGTGGCCCCGGTGCGCACCGGGCGGCGCATCGGCGCGGTCGCGCTGGGTATCGCCCTGGTGGTGCCGCTCGGACTGCCCTCCCTCGACGGCGGGCTGCTGGCCGGCGCGGGCACCGGCATCGGCGGCGGCTCCGGCGGCGGCACGATCGCCGCGGTGAACCCGGTGGTGTCGCTGCGCAACAGTCTGAACGTGGACGAGGACCGCCAGGTCATGTCCTACCGCACCAACACGGACAACGTGCAGGAGATGTACCTGCGGATCGTCTCCCTGGACAAGTTCGACGGCACCTCCTGGACGCCGACGGAGCGCTCCATCACCGAGGTGCCGGACGACTTCGGCACCCCGACCGGCCTCGCCACGGACGTGAAGCGGACCTCGATCGAGACCCGGATCGTCGCGGCGGAGGACTACGAGCAGAACTGGCTGCCGATGCCGTACCCGGTGACCGGCGTGGACATCAACGGCGACTGGCGGTACGAGCCCGTGGGGCGCACCCTCGTCGGTGACCACGGCCAGGACACCAAGGGCGCCCAGTACAAGGTCGAGAGCCTCATCGTGCGGCCCACGGCGGAGCAGCTGGCCTCGGCCCCGGAGCCGCCGCCGGCCCTGCGGCGGGAGTACACCAAGGTGCCCGCCTCGCTGCCGTCGGTGGTGGCGCGGACCGCGCTGGAGGTCACCAAGGGGTCGGCGAACAACTACGAGCGGGCGGTGAAGCTCCAGGACTGGTTCGCGTTCAGCGGCGAGTTCACGTACGACACCGAGGTACGGGCCGGCACGGGCACCCGGGCGATAGCCCGGTTCCTGGAGGAGAAGGAGGGCTTCTGCGTCCACTTCTCCTTCGCGATGGCGTCGATGGCCCGCACGCTGGGCATACCGGCCCGGGTGGCCGTGGGCTTCACCCCCGGTACCCCGCAGACGAACGGCACGATGTCGGTGGGGCTGCGCGACGCGCACGCCTGGCCGGAGCTGTACTTCGAGGGCGTGGGCTGGACCCGCTTCGAGCCGACCCCCAACCGCGGTACGACTCCCGACTACACGGTCCCGGAGGACTCCGGCACCAGCGGCCTGCCCGAGGTGCCGCGGCCCTCGCAGTCGGCGTCCACGGCGCCGTCGGCCGAGCCGTCGGCGAGTGAGACCTGCACGCCGCAGGAGGCGAAGCTGGGGGCCTGCGCGAGCGAGTCCGCGGCGGCCGTGGCCGGTTCGGACGACGGCGAGCGCTCGTTCTGGGGCCTGCTGTTCTTCTCGCCCTGGACCCTGTTGATCCTCCCGGGCGCGCTCCTGTTGCTGGCGATCCCGTTGCTGCCGATGCTGTGGCGGCTGCGGGTCCGGTCCGTGCGGCTCGGCGCGCACGCGGGTGCGCTGCCGAAGGAGGCGCACGGGTCGGCTGCCGCGCGGGAGGTGACCGTCGAAGGGAGTCGGCCGGAGGGCTCCCTGGCACCACCGGGCAGGGACGCCGCGTACGGCCGTACGGAGGCCGCGGCGGCCCATGCGCTGGCCGCCTGGCAGGAGGTGACCGACACGGCGTGGGACTACGGGATCGCGCCGGACGAGTCGCAGACGCCCCGCAAGGCCGCCGCGCGGATCGTACGGCTCGGGGAACTCGAGCCGTCGGCCGCGGACGCGGTGCACCGGGTGGCTGCGGCGGTGGAGCAGGTCCTCTTCGCGCCGCGTCCGCAGATCCCGGCGGGCCTCGCCCGGGACGCGCACGAGGTCGGGGGCGGCCTGCGGGCCCACGCCGGGCGCCGGACCAAGCTCCGGGCACTGCTGCTGCCGCGTTCGGCCATCCGGGTGGCCTGGGCCCTCTCCGCCCGCTGGGCGGACGCCCGGGACGAACTGCTGTCACGCATCCCGACACCACGGCTGCCCTGGCGACGCCCCTCGCCGAGCCAGAACAGCTAG
- a CDS encoding YhgE/Pip domain-containing protein, protein MRSPRLAALELRRFGRGKLPRAALVALLLLPLLYGALYLWSFWDPYGRLDRIPVALVNDDEGASVGRQRLTAGDDIAKGLRDSDTFEWHRVSAAEAREGVEDGTYYLSLTMPKDFSARIASSSGDVPETGALQVRTNDANNYIVGQISRTVFSEVRTAASTKASRSFLDRIFISFSDIHGETEKAADGADDLKGGIDKAEKGSRDLADGLKTAKEGSGELSGGLKDLDEGAGDLEDGAQQVADGTGKLADKVGAAADQVRPFLKENGDTIADTATLVADSAATIRDHLDAFVRTAPAAETGTRAASETLDDVHKRRCEEAVLPDAACADLKKAKDAAAEAAVLAEDVNTVVKNYDGDMKAFDKDLETLEKQARALAKAAPTLSTDLDDAVAKVNALDKGATKVAKGAKTLHTGLGTAKTGAEDLDTGVGDLKTGAVDLKGGMYKLADGSGKLAGGLHDGAEQIPDYDERDRDRRTEVMADPVQLASRDLHKAPNYGTGFAPYFIPLSLWVGAMVAYMLIQPLNRRALAAGASAWRIALAGWLPVAALGVLQTVALMAVLHWAVGLEMARAAGTVGFLFLVTACFAAIVQWLNARFGAAGRILVLAFLMLQLTSAGGTYPVQTSPDFFNAVHPFLPMSHVVDALRRLITGGGLGPVWQACAVLAAFTVGALALTALSARRKQVWTLDRLHPELSL, encoded by the coding sequence ATGCGTTCGCCGAGACTCGCCGCGCTTGAGCTCAGGCGGTTCGGCCGGGGGAAGCTGCCGCGCGCCGCGCTGGTCGCGCTCCTGCTGCTGCCGTTGCTGTACGGCGCCCTGTACCTGTGGTCCTTCTGGGACCCGTACGGCCGTCTGGACCGCATTCCCGTGGCGTTGGTGAACGACGACGAGGGGGCGTCGGTGGGCAGGCAGAGGCTGACTGCGGGCGACGACATCGCGAAGGGGCTGCGGGACAGCGACACCTTCGAGTGGCACCGGGTGAGCGCCGCCGAGGCCCGTGAGGGCGTCGAGGACGGCACGTACTACCTGTCGCTGACGATGCCGAAGGACTTCAGCGCGAGGATCGCGTCCAGCTCGGGGGACGTGCCGGAGACGGGCGCCCTCCAGGTGCGGACCAACGACGCGAACAACTACATCGTCGGGCAGATCTCGCGGACGGTGTTCTCGGAGGTGCGCACGGCGGCGTCGACGAAGGCCTCGCGGTCGTTCCTGGACCGGATCTTCATCTCGTTCTCTGACATCCACGGGGAGACCGAGAAGGCGGCGGACGGCGCCGACGATCTCAAGGGCGGGATCGACAAGGCGGAGAAGGGCTCCAGGGACCTCGCGGACGGGCTGAAGACGGCCAAGGAGGGCAGCGGGGAGCTGTCCGGCGGGCTGAAGGACCTGGACGAGGGCGCGGGCGATCTGGAGGACGGCGCCCAGCAGGTCGCGGACGGCACCGGGAAGCTCGCCGACAAGGTCGGCGCCGCGGCGGACCAGGTACGGCCCTTCCTGAAGGAGAACGGCGACACGATCGCCGACACCGCGACCCTGGTCGCCGACTCGGCCGCCACGATCCGGGATCACCTCGACGCGTTCGTCAGGACGGCGCCGGCCGCCGAGACCGGCACCCGTGCCGCCTCCGAGACCCTGGACGACGTCCACAAGCGCCGTTGCGAGGAGGCGGTCCTGCCCGACGCGGCCTGCGCGGACCTCAAGAAGGCCAAGGACGCGGCGGCGGAGGCGGCCGTGCTCGCCGAGGACGTCAACACCGTGGTGAAGAACTACGACGGTGACATGAAGGCCTTCGACAAGGACCTGGAGACCCTGGAGAAGCAGGCCCGCGCCCTCGCGAAGGCGGCGCCCACCCTCTCCACGGACCTCGACGACGCCGTCGCCAAGGTGAACGCGCTCGACAAGGGCGCCACGAAGGTCGCCAAGGGGGCCAAGACGCTGCACACCGGCCTCGGCACCGCGAAGACCGGCGCGGAGGACCTGGACACGGGCGTCGGCGACCTCAAGACGGGCGCGGTCGACCTCAAGGGCGGCATGTACAAGCTGGCCGACGGCTCCGGGAAGCTCGCGGGCGGTCTGCACGACGGAGCCGAGCAGATCCCGGACTACGACGAGCGGGACCGCGACCGGCGTACCGAAGTGATGGCAGACCCTGTGCAGTTGGCCAGCAGGGACCTGCACAAGGCGCCCAACTACGGCACCGGCTTCGCCCCGTACTTCATCCCGCTGTCCCTCTGGGTGGGCGCGATGGTGGCGTACATGCTGATCCAGCCGCTCAACCGGCGGGCCCTCGCGGCGGGTGCCTCGGCGTGGCGGATCGCGCTGGCGGGCTGGCTGCCGGTGGCCGCCCTGGGCGTGCTGCAGACGGTCGCGCTGATGGCGGTACTGCACTGGGCGGTCGGCCTGGAGATGGCACGGGCGGCCGGGACGGTGGGCTTCCTGTTCCTGGTGACGGCGTGCTTCGCGGCGATCGTGCAGTGGCTCAACGCGCGCTTCGGGGCGGCGGGCCGGATCCTCGTCCTCGCCTTCCTGATGCTCCAGTTGACGTCGGCGGGCGGCACGTATCCCGTGCAGACCAGCCCGGACTTCTTCAACGCGGTCCACCCCTTCCTGCCGATGAGCCATGTCGTCGACGCCCTCAGGAGGCTCATCACGGGCGGCGGTCTGGGCCCCGTCTGGCAGGCGTGCGCGGTGCTGGCGGCCTTCACCGTCGGCGCCCTCGCCCTGACGGCCCTGTCCGCCCGCCGCAAGCAGGTGTGGACGCTGGACCGACTGCACCCGGAGTTGAGTCTGTGA
- a CDS encoding DUF3040 domain-containing protein, producing MPLSEHEQRMLEQMERALYAEDPKFASALEGSGLRTYTRRRVYQAVAGFLVGIALLMAGMVAQQIWVSVVGFLVMLGCAVLAVTGWRKAPKPGEQPAGAAGSDGPRRQTRQRRSMMDRIEQRWQRRRDEQGGH from the coding sequence GTGCCGCTCTCAGAGCACGAGCAGCGCATGCTCGAGCAGATGGAGCGAGCGCTGTACGCCGAAGATCCCAAGTTCGCGTCAGCGCTTGAGGGAAGCGGGCTGCGTACGTACACCCGGCGGCGGGTCTACCAGGCGGTCGCGGGCTTTCTGGTGGGTATCGCGCTCCTCATGGCCGGAATGGTCGCACAGCAGATCTGGGTCAGCGTGGTGGGGTTCCTCGTCATGCTGGGCTGCGCCGTGCTCGCCGTCACCGGTTGGCGCAAGGCCCCCAAGCCGGGTGAGCAGCCCGCCGGTGCCGCAGGCTCCGACGGTCCGCGTCGTCAGACGCGACAGCGCCGCTCCATGATGGACCGAATCGAACAGCGCTGGCAGCGCCGTCGTGACGAGCAGGGCGGCCACTGA
- a CDS encoding SAV_6107 family HEPN domain-containing protein has product MASYHAAAANRRRATGPAPSLTGPASDVHPVLRRATAPPAALDLLAQARSGLDEASGLQTPNERYATAHLAALRTAAAVLAARGRPEPTPKRRAKIRSAWEVLPEITPELAEWSALFASGAARRARAEAGIQGAASARDADDLIRDVAMFLRLVERMLVLQPVLPQPRQDAAPGVPDAG; this is encoded by the coding sequence ATGGCCAGCTACCACGCAGCCGCCGCCAACCGGCGCCGCGCGACCGGCCCTGCCCCCTCACTGACCGGCCCGGCGAGCGACGTGCACCCCGTGCTGCGCCGGGCCACGGCCCCACCCGCCGCCCTCGACCTGCTCGCCCAGGCCCGCTCCGGACTCGACGAGGCGTCCGGACTCCAGACGCCCAACGAGCGGTACGCCACCGCCCACCTGGCCGCCCTGCGCACCGCCGCCGCGGTCCTCGCCGCCCGGGGCCGCCCCGAACCCACCCCCAAGCGCCGCGCCAAGATCCGGAGCGCCTGGGAAGTACTCCCCGAGATAACGCCCGAACTCGCCGAGTGGAGCGCGCTGTTCGCCTCCGGCGCCGCCCGCCGCGCGCGTGCCGAGGCGGGCATCCAGGGCGCTGCGAGCGCGCGTGACGCCGACGACCTCATACGCGACGTGGCGATGTTCCTGCGCCTGGTCGAACGGATGCTGGTGCTCCAGCCGGTGCTGCCGCAGCCCCGGCAGGACGCCGCCCCGGGGGTCCCGGACGCGGGCTGA
- a CDS encoding phytoene desaturase family protein, which produces MAKIAVIGAGLGAMAAAARLAVAGHRVVVHESTATYGGAVGRHERDGFAFDTGPGLLTLPAVYRDLFLKTGKEALEKCVDLVQVDPAARHVFADGTDLLLPNASRAGVVTALNSALGSDAGDRWGDFLVRAREAWDRTRRPLLEEPLWPDWQVLAEREPYPAVPHKRLLRTRRAGTLAEIGAWELRDPRLTALLESHALAYGLDPRTVPASAAVLPYMEHAFGTWYVRGGIRELARALYERCLARRVEFVFCGEVTGIVEKDGRAAGVELADGAVAEADFVVAGVAPEVLGRWVRPSAVRSAGGVPAQRGTTSRLTVLLALRGARPDGAAHRTVVHTDDRDGELDLLFGPSHGMVARPTVTVLRPDDPGLVPDSGHEAVTVTCPVPAEPDFGWAESDVFDHQAEWLISAAERAVPDLRERLLWHEVRTPADIARTTGAVGGAVPAPALAAADGRLLHPSNSTATPGLFTVGGWSHPGGGLPHAGMSGALVSGLIVEGPDFRGSQ; this is translated from the coding sequence ATGGCAAAAATCGCGGTGATCGGCGCCGGCCTGGGCGCCATGGCAGCCGCCGCCCGGCTGGCCGTCGCGGGCCACCGAGTGGTGGTGCACGAGAGCACGGCCACCTACGGCGGAGCCGTGGGTCGTCACGAGCGCGACGGCTTCGCGTTCGACACGGGCCCGGGGCTGCTGACCCTGCCCGCCGTCTACCGCGATCTGTTCCTCAAGACCGGCAAGGAAGCGCTGGAGAAGTGCGTCGACCTGGTCCAGGTGGACCCGGCGGCCCGGCACGTCTTCGCGGACGGCACGGACCTCCTGCTTCCCAACGCCTCGCGCGCCGGCGTGGTCACCGCCCTGAACTCCGCCCTCGGCTCGGACGCCGGCGACCGCTGGGGCGACTTCCTGGTGCGGGCCCGCGAGGCCTGGGACCGCACCCGGCGGCCCCTCCTGGAGGAGCCGCTGTGGCCCGACTGGCAGGTCCTCGCCGAGCGCGAGCCGTACCCTGCCGTGCCCCACAAGCGGCTCCTGCGCACCCGCCGCGCCGGCACCCTCGCCGAGATCGGCGCGTGGGAGCTGCGCGACCCCCGGCTGACGGCCCTGCTGGAGAGCCACGCCCTCGCGTACGGCCTGGACCCGAGAACCGTCCCGGCGAGCGCGGCGGTCCTGCCGTACATGGAGCACGCCTTCGGGACCTGGTACGTCCGAGGCGGCATACGGGAGTTGGCGCGGGCCCTGTACGAGCGGTGCCTGGCCCGCAGGGTCGAGTTCGTCTTCTGCGGCGAGGTCACGGGGATCGTCGAGAAGGACGGCCGGGCGGCCGGGGTGGAGCTGGCGGACGGCGCGGTGGCCGAGGCCGACTTCGTGGTCGCCGGCGTCGCGCCCGAGGTGTTGGGCCGATGGGTGCGGCCGTCGGCCGTGCGGAGTGCGGGCGGGGTACCCGCCCAGCGGGGGACGACGAGCCGTCTGACCGTGCTGCTGGCGCTGCGCGGTGCCCGGCCGGACGGCGCGGCGCACCGGACGGTGGTGCACACGGACGACCGCGACGGTGAGCTGGACCTCCTGTTCGGCCCTTCCCACGGGATGGTCGCGCGGCCGACGGTGACGGTGCTGCGCCCCGACGATCCGGGACTGGTGCCGGACTCCGGGCATGAGGCGGTCACGGTCACGTGCCCGGTCCCCGCCGAACCCGACTTCGGTTGGGCCGAGTCGGATGTCTTCGATCATCAGGCGGAGTGGTTGATCAGCGCCGCCGAGCGCGCCGTACCCGACCTGCGCGAGCGCCTCCTGTGGCACGAGGTCCGCACCCCGGCCGACATCGCGCGGACGACCGGTGCGGTGGGCGGCGCGGTCCCCGCCCCGGCGCTCGCCGCGGCCGACGGCCGCCTGCTGCATCCGTCCAACAGCACCGCGACACCGGGCCTGTTCACCGTCGGCGGCTGGTCCCACCCGGGCGGCGGCCTCCCGCACGCCGGGATGTCGGGCGCGCTGGTGTCCGGACTGATCGTGGAGGGGCCGGACTTCCGCGGCTCCCAGTGA
- a CDS encoding ATP-binding cassette domain-containing protein produces MAEPGEADAGQGTAHGVAVGAEGFGLKGPRGWAFRGVGFEAEAGSLVAVEGPSGSGRTCLLLALTGRMKPSEGEATVGSLRLPKRMAAVRRMSALAHVPGVTDLDPALTVGEHLRERALLQRRFDGSLRWLLLPRAERAAEAKLRVDTALAAAGLDREALPKGSRTAVRDLDRMEALRLSVALALVGRPRLLGVDDTDLKLSDAERAETWALLRSLTESGITVVAVCSEAPQGAVVVSSAPGKDARARADVREAPSPDADPAPAPAPAPDGSDGTDGTDNDDHDHDHDKETADAFAETRRA; encoded by the coding sequence ATGGCAGAGCCAGGGGAGGCGGACGCGGGGCAGGGGACGGCCCACGGTGTCGCCGTCGGCGCGGAAGGGTTCGGGCTCAAGGGGCCGCGCGGCTGGGCGTTCCGGGGTGTCGGGTTCGAGGCGGAGGCCGGCTCGCTGGTCGCGGTCGAGGGGCCGTCCGGATCGGGCCGGACCTGTCTGCTGCTCGCGCTCACCGGACGGATGAAGCCGAGCGAGGGCGAGGCCACGGTCGGCTCCCTGCGGCTGCCGAAGCGGATGGCGGCCGTGCGGCGGATGAGCGCCCTCGCCCACGTCCCCGGTGTGACCGACCTCGACCCGGCTCTGACCGTCGGGGAGCACCTGCGCGAACGGGCGCTGCTGCAGCGGCGGTTCGACGGCTCCCTGCGGTGGCTGCTGCTGCCCCGGGCCGAGCGTGCCGCCGAGGCGAAGCTCCGTGTCGACACCGCGCTGGCCGCCGCCGGGCTCGACCGCGAGGCCCTGCCCAAGGGCTCCAGGACCGCCGTACGCGACCTCGACCGGATGGAGGCCCTGCGGCTGTCCGTCGCCCTCGCCCTCGTCGGCCGGCCCCGGCTGCTCGGCGTCGACGACACCGACCTGAAGCTCTCCGACGCCGAACGGGCCGAGACATGGGCCCTGTTGAGGTCCCTCACCGAGTCCGGGATCACGGTCGTGGCGGTGTGCAGCGAGGCCCCGCAGGGGGCGGTCGTCGTGTCGTCGGCACCGGGGAAGGACGCACGCGCGCGTGCGGACGTACGCGAAGCCCCCTCCCCCGATGCCGACCCCGCCCCCGCCCCCGCCCCCGCCCCCGACGGCAGCGACGGAACCGACGGAACCGACAACGACGACCACGACCACGACCACGACAAGGAGACGGCCGATGCGTTCGCCGAGACTCGCCGCGCTTGA
- a CDS encoding methyltransferase produces the protein MSDPMRPRASLRTAVVWEVLQDALDRRVKATGRESLDVLDTGGGSGKFAVPVARLGHRVTVVDPSPNALFALERRTAEAGVADRVRGVQGDAHGLFDVVERGGYDAVLCHGVLEYVDDPAEGIGNAVAALRPEGVLSLLAAGLGGAVLARALAGHFKEARQALDDPNGRWGEGDPVPHRFTAEQLTALVEGAGLQVAAVHGVRVFADLVPGVLVDTEPGALDALLKLEAAAAELPAFHSVATQLHVLGETRGAAEA, from the coding sequence GTGTCGGACCCGATGCGACCCCGAGCCTCTCTCCGTACCGCCGTGGTCTGGGAGGTCCTCCAGGACGCCCTGGACCGCCGGGTGAAGGCCACGGGACGAGAGTCGCTCGACGTGCTGGACACCGGGGGCGGCAGCGGCAAGTTCGCGGTGCCCGTCGCCCGTCTCGGCCATCGCGTCACCGTCGTCGACCCCAGCCCGAACGCGCTGTTCGCGCTGGAGCGCCGGACCGCCGAGGCCGGCGTCGCCGACCGCGTGCGGGGCGTCCAGGGCGACGCCCACGGCCTCTTCGACGTCGTCGAGCGCGGCGGGTACGACGCCGTGCTCTGCCACGGCGTCCTGGAGTACGTCGACGACCCCGCCGAGGGCATCGGCAACGCGGTCGCCGCGCTGCGCCCCGAGGGCGTCCTCAGCCTGCTCGCCGCCGGCCTGGGCGGCGCGGTGCTCGCGCGGGCCCTCGCCGGGCACTTCAAGGAGGCCCGCCAGGCGCTCGACGACCCGAACGGACGCTGGGGCGAGGGTGATCCGGTGCCCCACCGTTTCACCGCCGAGCAGCTCACCGCGCTCGTCGAGGGCGCGGGCCTTCAGGTCGCCGCCGTGCACGGCGTCCGGGTCTTCGCCGACCTGGTCCCCGGGGTCCTCGTCGACACCGAGCCCGGCGCCCTGGACGCCCTGCTCAAGCTGGAGGCGGCGGCCGCCGAACTGCCCGCCTTCCACTCGGTGGCCACGCAACTTCATGTACTGGGCGAGACGCGAGGGGCCGCCGAAGCCTGA
- a CDS encoding SCO2102 family sporulation regulator has translation MGWTVLYIAFGVVALWLLGEVLLQYKARLRWRLLAFAGFLGVVLGVLIPNVIVIALGAIGFAIGQTYVTLSFRRGFEAGWAVRPRPGEGEEGGRLPKVGKKRRRGEPDRQDPTLEVTDLEATAAGTYRQDDGRLDDDRDDDVFVRPGSLPSAAGTNTVYSPEPLPDDTSTYGVYRDDNAYAGAAGQPYATADQSAQDEAFAYYGYDQQGYGYDPSQQQYAAYSDPYIGTQTYDATASYDQSYGQQGYGQQGYGQDQYGNGGYGGETPPGGVWVPQQRNTDDSFGSDLPSDQQYPYQGNGNGNGNGNGQNGYDEQQYRF, from the coding sequence ATGGGCTGGACGGTCCTCTACATCGCGTTCGGTGTCGTCGCGTTGTGGCTGCTGGGTGAGGTGCTGCTGCAGTACAAGGCGCGCCTGCGCTGGCGACTGCTCGCCTTCGCCGGTTTCCTCGGAGTCGTCCTCGGTGTGCTGATCCCCAACGTGATCGTCATCGCGCTGGGCGCGATCGGGTTCGCGATCGGGCAGACCTATGTGACGCTGTCGTTCCGCCGCGGCTTCGAGGCCGGCTGGGCGGTCCGCCCGCGCCCCGGTGAGGGCGAGGAGGGCGGCAGGCTCCCCAAGGTCGGCAAGAAGCGGCGGCGCGGCGAACCGGACCGCCAGGACCCGACCCTGGAGGTCACGGACCTGGAGGCCACGGCCGCCGGAACGTACCGCCAGGACGACGGTCGGCTCGACGACGACCGCGACGACGACGTGTTCGTCCGCCCGGGGTCCCTGCCCTCCGCGGCCGGGACGAACACCGTCTACTCCCCGGAGCCCCTGCCGGACGACACCAGCACGTACGGCGTCTACCGCGACGACAACGCCTACGCGGGCGCCGCCGGCCAGCCCTACGCGACCGCCGACCAGTCCGCCCAGGACGAGGCCTTCGCCTACTACGGCTACGACCAGCAGGGGTACGGCTACGACCCGTCCCAGCAGCAGTACGCCGCCTACTCCGACCCCTACATCGGCACGCAGACGTACGACGCCACGGCCTCGTACGACCAGTCCTACGGCCAGCAGGGATACGGCCAACAGGGCTACGGCCAGGACCAGTACGGCAACGGCGGCTACGGCGGCGAGACCCCGCCCGGTGGTGTCTGGGTTCCGCAGCAGCGCAACACCGACGACTCCTTCGGCTCGGACCTCCCGTCGGACCAGCAGTACCCGTACCAGGGCAACGGCAACGGCAACGGCAACGGGAATGGCCAGAACGGCTACGACGAGCAGCAGTACCGTTTCTGA